Proteins co-encoded in one Pempheris klunzingeri isolate RE-2024b unplaced genomic scaffold, fPemKlu1.hap1 Scaffold_323, whole genome shotgun sequence genomic window:
- the LOC139225502 gene encoding V-set domain-containing T-cell activation inhibitor 1-like: MLDPLSRIMQLLPVACLCLLSCSAVADGNEVTRVVVKEDGDALLPCSLSTEQNIQSELFDWKKDGRNVFLYDAADEYNSGRSGQDVQFKGRVFHFQDQLKHGNASIIIRNTRVEDGGDYTCAFPRLQGHVFHIKLVVGAAPKPSVKILDETKDWSLLQCEVEGASPKPLLQWKDSAGNILPAKEPQFTERGGSYDVILQTTVTKTDHYHCVVTQEEISHQTEAETYVHISGAAPKPSIKTLDETKDWSLLQCEVEGASPKPLLQWKDSAGNILPAKEPQFTERGGSYDVILQTTVTKTDHYHCVVTQEEISHQTEAETYVHISDSTGLVVAAVVGPFLGLGVGVGVLLAVLYTKGCITVNPNKGSQAERDPL; the protein is encoded by the exons ATGTTGGATCCTCTCAGCAGAATCATGCAGCTTCTTCCTGTCGCGTGTCTCTGTCTCCTGAGCTGCTCTGCAGTCGCGGATGGAAACG aggtcaccagaGTGGTGGTGAAAGAGGACGGCGATGCTTTGTTACCCTGCTCCCTCAGCACCGAGCAGAACATCCAGTCAGAGCTGTTTGACTGGAAGAAAGATGGCCGCAACGTGTTCCTGTACGATGCAGCCGACGAGTACAACAGCGGCCGCTCGGGTCAAGATGTGCAGTTCAAAGGTCGGGTCTTTCATTTTCAGGACCAGCTGAAACATGGCAACGCGTCCATAATCATCAGGAACACAAGGGTGGAGGACGGCGGAGactacacctgtgcttttccacGTCTTCAAGGCCACGTGTTCCACATTAAGCTTGTTGTCG GTGCAGCTCCAAAACCATCTGTCAAGATACTTGACGAAACAAAGGACTGgtctctgctgcagtgtgaggtTGAAGGAGCTTCTCCAAAACCACTTCTACAGTGGAAGGACAGTGCTGGAAACATCCTTCCTGCTAAAGAACCACAGTTcacagaaagaggaggcagcTACGACGTTATCCTCCAAACTACTGTGACCAAGACGGACCACTATCACTGTGTAGTCACACAGGAGGAGATCAGCCATCAGACTGAGGCTGAGACATACGTGCACATCAGTG GTGCAGCTCCAAAACCATCTATCAAGACTCTTGACGAAACTAAGGACTGgtctctgctgcagtgtgaggtTGAAGGAGCTTCTCCAAAACCACTTCTACAGTGGAAGGACAGTGCTGGAAACATCCTTCCTGCTAAAGAACCACAGTTcacagaaagaggaggcagcTACGACGTTATCCTCCAAACCACTGTGACCAAGACAGACCACTATCACTGTGTAGTCACACAGGAGGAGATCAGCCATCAGACTGAGGCTGAGACATACGTGCACATCAGTG attCCACTGGGTtggttgttgctgcagttgtcGGCCCTTTTTTAGGtcttggtgttggtgttggtgttcttCTGGCTGTGCTTTACACCAAAGGTTGCATCACAGTAAATCCTAACAAAG gttcacaggcagagagagacccCCTCTAA
- the LOC139225503 gene encoding zinc finger protein 180-like: protein MEKQKPELRRQTGSSSDSTDVQKRRGRDGPTCHCCQHCDKSFTTQNDLKVHQRFHLGEKLHSCDQCGKTFTQSANLRIHQHIHTGEKPCSCDQCGKTFAQSAQLRSHQRIHTGEKPCSCDQCGKTFSQSANLRIHQRIHTGEKPYSCDQCGKTFSQSANLRRHQRSHTGEKPCSCDQCGKTFARSAHLRRHQRIHTGEKPFWCDQCGKVFARSTHLRSHQRIHTGEKPYSCDQCGKTFTQSAQLRSHQRIHTGEKPYSCDQCGKAFTVSTTLRIHQRTHTGEKPFWCEQCGKTFASQSGLRSHQNTHTSLF, encoded by the coding sequence aaacgcagaggaagagatggacccacttgtcactgctgtcagcactgtgacaaatccttcacaacacaaaatgatttaaaggttcaTCAGAGATTTCATTTGGGAGAgaaactgcacagctgtgaccagtgtgggaaaactttcactcaatcagctaacttaaggatccatcaacacattcacactggagagaaaccgtgtagctgtgaccagtgtgggaaaacgtTCGCTCAATCAGCCCAattaaggagccatcaacgcattcacactggagagaaaccgtgtagctgtgaccagtgtgggaaaactttcagtcagtcagctaacttaaggatccatcaacgcattcacactggagagaaaccgtatagctgtgaccagtgtgggaaaactttcagtcagtcagctaacttaaggagacatcaacgcagtcacactggagagaaaccgtgtagctgtgaccagtgtgggaaaacgtTCGCTCGATCAGCTCACTTAAGgagacatcaacgcattcacactggagagaaaccgttctGGTGTGACCAATGTGGAAAGGTTTTCGCTCGATCAACTCacttaaggagccatcaacgcattcacactggagagaaaccatatagctgtgaccaatgtgggaaaactttcactcaatcagctcaattaaggagccatcaacgcattcacactggagagaaaccgtatagctgtgaccagtgtgggaaagctttcactgtaTCAACTACCTTAAGAATCCATCAACGCACTCatactggagagaaaccattctGGTGTGagcagtgtgggaaaacttttgCTTCACAGAGTGGCCTTAGATCccaccaaaacactcacacttcattgttttga